The Mercenaria mercenaria strain notata chromosome 8, MADL_Memer_1, whole genome shotgun sequence genome has a segment encoding these proteins:
- the LOC123522970 gene encoding shiftless antiviral inhibitor of ribosomal frameshifting protein homolog produces the protein MAAAADNIGDGAGADLSADDWEKIKKVRKLRELWHGRFTNRNLTTLLKHHDWDENATNLFVLDALPGELRDVLGEDDWQVVENVRRNNVLRDLARLNRIGHEVRQYGCKQDDNMWWRRVPSRKPVSKCKRCKQKYEPIPREQEWGWARFECVCGHKFNAFAMMDRSLLGPRYTGKSQSLCYRCMSQLCEPIQILPPMKPKKNEREGGDGQRRRPRKYTHRCTAPNCFNRYMPDPRSNEPLIAVCVHPNSLKDKVHGFGSDRHVSTGSTVNTFLSQDDIESSYEPSLADIAEIDIDDGDNV, from the exons ATGGCAGCCGCGGCGGATAATATTGGTGACGGAGCGGGAGCGGATTTAAGTGCTGATGACTGGGAGAAAATCAAAAAG GTGCGCAAATTGCGTGAATTATGGCATGGACGTTTCACAAACAGGAATTTGACAACGTTACTGAAACACCATGATTGGGATGAAAACGCTACAAACTTATTCGTCTTAGATG CTTTACCTGGTGAGCTCAGAGACGTTCTCGGTGAGGATGAT TGGCAAGTTGTTGAGAACGTCCGCCGAAACAACGTTCTTCGAGACTTGGCGAGACTTAATCGTATTGGTCATGAAGTTCGACAGTATGGGTGTAAGCAAGACGACAACATGTGGTGGAGACGCGTGCCATCACGCAAGCCC GTTTCGAAATGTAAACGATGTAAACAGAAATACGAGCCTATACCACGTGAACAAGAATGGGGTTGGGCTAGGTTTGAATGTGTGTGCGGCCATAAATTCAA TGCTTTCGCAATGATGGACAGAAGCCTGCTCGGGCCTCGATACACAGGAAAAAGTCAAAGTTTGTGTTACCGCTGCATGTCTCAGTTATGCGAGCCTATACAGATCCTTCCACCAATGAAACCCAAGAAGAACGAGCGTGAAGGGGGTGACGGACAGAGACGCCGACCACGCAAATATACACACAGATGCACAGCGCCAAACTGTTTTAACAGATATATGCCTGATCCAAGAA GTAATGAACCGCTAATTGCAGTCTGTGTACATCCCAATTCCCTGAAAGATAAGGTGCACGGATTTGGCAGTGACCGTCATGTCAGTACAGGATCAACAGTGAACACATTCCTGTCTCAAGACGACATCGAATCATCATACGAGCCCAGTCTTGCTGACATTGCCGAGATTGACATTGATGACGGCGATAATGTTTAA